The genomic region AAATCTGCTCTGAAAACCGCTTTTCCAATAAAAAAGGCCCGGTCTGAAAACCGGGCCGCATGCTGAATTGTCCAAGGTGCTTTATAACTTTATAAGGGAGCAATCGTTTCAGAAAGTCCACTCCAGATTGACGCGGGCAAAAAAGGCGTCATCCGAAATGGCGTAATAATCGCCGGGGATAAAGTAATCCAGCAGGAAAATGGTCTTGAAGCTCTTGCAGCAGCTGTAGGTGGCCTGGCCGGTGAGCATATGGCCGCGGAAGTTGCTGTTGGTCAGACTGTTTCCAGTCGGGCCCAGGGCTCTCGGATTAGTCTGGTCGGCCCACAAGAGGTTATAGATAGATTCAATCTTCCATTCAGCATGGGGTTTAAAACTGTGGCCGAAGCCGAGCCGGTGCAGATTGTATACTTCGCCTAGAGCCCCTTCATACGTCCAGATATAAGACTGGAGGTCACCGCCCCGCTGATACTGCGGCCAATCCCCCCAGAGTGAATCAAACTTCTCATCCGCACTCGAATCCGGGTCATCGCCGGACAAATATTCATAGCCGACGTGCACTTCATTTTTCTTTTCGTCATTGAAAGCATACATCAGTTTTGTATTGGCACCAAGACCCTGTAAGGTATTGCCGTTCCGGTCGCCCCACTGTTTGGCCAGTTCGGCACTGTAGGACCAATGGTCATCCAGCGGCCCCGAAAGACGCCCGCCGACAGTATGGATATCGGCATCCTGCCCCGGTGTGCTGCTGTAGCTTTGTGCCCAGTCGGAGTTCTCCTCATTCTTGTAAATGTAGTACAACTCCTGCTGCTGGCCGCCGTCGGCCTTATTGGTCAGGTAGAAAATAAAGCCGCGTTCATCGGTCTTTTGCGTCAGATGGCGGCGGTCCTGAACCGCATGATGATTGAAGGGTTTGATGTACTCTTCTTCGTCATCATACTGCTGAAGGTAAATCACATCTGCCTTTAAGGTATCCGTGAGACCGTATTGAGCGCGAATGGCATCAAAGAAGATGGTTCGCGAACCGTCGGCGGGCGTGCCGTCCAGCACCAGCCAGCCGGTGCCGAGGATGATTTCCTGACGACCGACGGTCAGAGTCAGCGGCATGTCGAAAGCATTGCGCCACTGAATATTGAAAATGTCAA from Anaerohalosphaeraceae bacterium harbors:
- a CDS encoding alginate export family protein, with the translated sequence MKAMKGLGAVLAAALLNGIVSFALAEEAAKHWHEVDSDLVKAFKNPMENVTMGLDIRLREVYARNLLSMNEDWGGSDNYNDHHWQRIRTRWSLKWAMAEDMDLNTRLTWEFWNHCKPENHPIPFFENQNVDFDEAIFDIFNIQWRNAFDMPLTLTVGRQEIILGTGWLVLDGTPADGSRTIFFDAIRAQYGLTDTLKADVIYLQQYDDEEEYIKPFNHHAVQDRRHLTQKTDERGFIFYLTNKADGGQQQELYYIYKNEENSDWAQSYSSTPGQDADIHTVGGRLSGPLDDHWSYSAELAKQWGDRNGNTLQGLGANTKLMYAFNDEKKNEVHVGYEYLSGDDPDSSADEKFDSLWGDWPQYQRGGDLQSYIWTYEGALGEVYNLHRLGFGHSFKPHAEWKIESIYNLLWADQTNPRALGPTGNSLTNSNFRGHMLTGQATYSCCKSFKTIFLLDYFIPGDYYAISDDAFFARVNLEWTF